The proteins below are encoded in one region of Sphingobacterium sp. R2:
- a CDS encoding TonB-dependent receptor — MKNLKIASFYTMLSVMPTLLYAQEKVTGQVFNKANEPIVGASVLILEGGKGTSTDKSGKFELNANKGTLVVSFVGYKTRRVPLDGTTNLKIQLEADENVLEDVVVVGYGKQSKRNITGAVSNIKSEDIVRSSSTTTAGALAGKVQGISVRAKDARPGRGAAIEIRNMGSPLYVIDGVAYGGQEGTDWVGTQNGSGADIFNSLNLEDIESISILKDAAAAVYGFRASKGVVLITTKKGAKGESAKININGYQGWQNLTRFPTMANAKQYTRGLVEAAQNENRDPKTIYTPEELAKWQAGTEPGYQGYDYYDMVIRKNIPQRYINANVTGGSEKSNYFLSLGHLNQDAMIKDFNYKRTNFQANMEAEVLKGLTVGTQISGRHEGTQDVGLPGGDGYFSSILAIMKNRPTVGPYANDNPEYINHTNDFPYNPALFSRDIAGYKDNKYLAGNVNLFAAYKTNFGLSAKGTVSYNYTNNKFEGFQYTYDVYRYENNAYKRTGGSDAGWRYDTTREIVSRFAQFQIDYNKQIGDHTFAGMLGYERSDWDRTYKALGANPSNNYIPLLRLSELNSLADEWAYEARAGYIGRINYNYKGKYLLEVLGRYDGSFKYYEGKRWGLFPGASVGWRISDEGFFKPLKSVVSDLKIRGSIGQTGLEEGVGMHDYLAGYNWAAGSAVLDGAYVPGVQPRGLPVRNLSWVKNTNYNMGIDATLLKNKLTLTADIFKIIRTGYPGKRYDVLLPAEIGYDLPNENLGKNGYYGAEGIITYTDKIGELNYTVSGNMTYSRYRDLETYKPRFSNSWNEYRNSIEDRWGGVWWGYQVVGRFQSEEEIRNHPINNDGQNNRTQLPGDLIYKDVNGDGIINAMDQRPIGYPTGWAPMMSFGGHIGLDWKGINLNIDLAGGAMQSWFQDYELRNAFHGGGNSPAYLLEDRWHRKDPYDPNSEWIPGRYPAIRNGNSGPNSENSDFWLTNVRYLRVRNLEVGYNLPKAWIQKVKAEKIRFYINASNLISFDNVKDYQIDPEIEARAAVVYPQQRVFMVGFNMTF; from the coding sequence ATGAAAAACTTAAAGATTGCTTCTTTTTACACCATGTTGAGCGTGATGCCGACATTGCTGTATGCGCAGGAGAAGGTTACAGGACAAGTTTTCAACAAAGCAAACGAGCCTATCGTTGGCGCCAGCGTACTCATTCTTGAGGGGGGGAAAGGTACCTCAACAGACAAATCGGGGAAATTTGAGCTGAATGCTAACAAAGGAACGCTCGTAGTGTCATTTGTTGGATATAAAACTCGTCGAGTTCCATTGGATGGAACAACAAATTTAAAAATCCAGCTTGAGGCAGATGAAAATGTATTGGAGGATGTTGTCGTTGTAGGCTATGGTAAACAGTCCAAGCGTAATATTACGGGGGCGGTAAGCAACATTAAATCGGAGGATATTGTACGTTCATCATCGACAACAACTGCAGGGGCTCTGGCGGGAAAGGTGCAGGGGATCTCAGTGCGCGCCAAAGACGCGCGTCCCGGTCGTGGTGCAGCGATCGAAATCCGAAATATGGGCTCGCCTTTATATGTAATTGATGGGGTTGCTTATGGAGGTCAGGAAGGTACTGATTGGGTTGGTACACAGAATGGCTCCGGAGCAGACATCTTTAACTCGCTAAATCTCGAAGATATTGAGAGTATTTCCATTTTGAAAGATGCCGCGGCAGCGGTATATGGATTCCGTGCTTCTAAAGGTGTTGTATTGATTACGACCAAAAAAGGAGCAAAAGGAGAAAGTGCAAAAATCAATATTAACGGCTACCAAGGCTGGCAAAATTTGACACGTTTTCCCACTATGGCAAACGCGAAACAATACACACGTGGATTGGTTGAGGCCGCACAGAATGAAAACCGCGACCCGAAGACGATTTATACACCCGAGGAGTTAGCAAAATGGCAGGCAGGGACAGAGCCTGGTTACCAAGGCTATGATTACTATGACATGGTGATCCGTAAGAATATTCCACAGCGATACATCAATGCCAATGTAACCGGTGGAAGTGAAAAATCAAATTATTTCCTGTCATTGGGCCACCTCAATCAGGATGCAATGATCAAGGATTTCAATTATAAGCGGACCAATTTCCAGGCCAATATGGAAGCTGAGGTACTCAAAGGACTTACAGTAGGGACGCAGATTTCAGGACGACATGAAGGAACACAGGATGTAGGCTTACCAGGGGGCGATGGATATTTTTCGTCTATTCTGGCCATAATGAAAAATAGACCGACTGTAGGCCCCTATGCAAATGACAATCCGGAGTATATCAATCATACCAATGATTTTCCCTATAATCCGGCGCTCTTTAGCCGCGATATTGCCGGTTATAAGGACAATAAATACCTTGCTGGAAATGTAAATCTCTTTGCAGCCTATAAGACAAATTTTGGTTTGTCGGCAAAAGGAACTGTTTCTTACAATTATACCAACAATAAATTTGAAGGCTTCCAATATACCTATGATGTATATCGGTACGAAAATAATGCCTATAAGCGTACTGGTGGAAGTGATGCTGGCTGGCGTTACGATACCACGAGGGAGATTGTTTCCCGTTTTGCGCAGTTCCAGATCGATTACAACAAGCAGATCGGCGATCACACTTTTGCAGGAATGCTGGGCTATGAGCGTTCAGATTGGGACCGGACATATAAGGCATTGGGCGCAAATCCTTCAAACAATTATATTCCGTTGTTAAGATTGTCGGAGCTCAATAGTTTGGCCGATGAATGGGCTTACGAGGCTCGGGCTGGATATATTGGCCGTATTAACTACAACTACAAGGGCAAGTATCTTTTGGAAGTCCTGGGCCGTTATGATGGGTCCTTTAAATATTATGAAGGTAAACGCTGGGGATTGTTTCCAGGCGCATCGGTAGGTTGGCGTATCTCGGATGAAGGATTCTTTAAACCCTTAAAATCCGTCGTTAGTGACCTTAAAATCCGTGGTTCGATCGGACAAACAGGATTAGAAGAGGGGGTGGGGATGCATGATTACCTTGCCGGATATAATTGGGCGGCTGGAAGTGCTGTCTTAGACGGAGCCTATGTGCCCGGGGTACAGCCCAGAGGTTTGCCAGTTCGTAACCTCTCTTGGGTTAAAAACACCAATTATAACATGGGTATAGATGCGACGCTGCTGAAAAATAAGCTAACATTGACGGCAGATATCTTTAAAATTATCCGTACTGGTTATCCTGGCAAACGATACGATGTCCTATTACCAGCTGAAATCGGTTATGATCTTCCTAATGAAAACCTCGGCAAGAACGGTTATTATGGCGCAGAGGGTATCATTACCTATACCGATAAGATCGGTGAGCTTAATTATACTGTCAGTGGAAACATGACTTATTCACGTTATCGTGACCTAGAAACCTATAAACCCCGTTTCAGTAATTCGTGGAATGAATACCGTAACTCGATCGAAGACCGCTGGGGTGGAGTATGGTGGGGATATCAGGTCGTCGGAAGATTTCAATCAGAAGAAGAGATCCGCAACCATCCGATCAATAATGATGGTCAGAACAATAGGACACAGCTCCCCGGTGATTTAATTTATAAAGATGTGAACGGTGATGGTATTATCAATGCTATGGATCAACGTCCAATCGGGTATCCGACGGGGTGGGCACCGATGATGAGTTTTGGTGGGCACATTGGCCTCGACTGGAAAGGCATCAACTTGAATATTGATCTGGCCGGTGGTGCGATGCAATCTTGGTTTCAGGATTATGAATTACGTAATGCCTTCCACGGTGGGGGGAACTCTCCAGCCTACCTCCTGGAAGACAGATGGCATCGCAAAGATCCTTATGATCCGAATAGCGAGTGGATTCCAGGGCGCTATCCTGCGATTCGTAACGGCAACTCGGGTCCCAATAGTGAAAATAGTGATTTTTGGTTGACCAATGTTCGTTATCTGCGTGTCCGCAACCTGGAGGTTGGATACAATCTGCCAAAGGCATGGATTCAAAAGGTAAAGGCCGAAAAAATACGGTTCTATATCAACGCTTCAAATTTGATTTCGTTTGACAATGTCAAGGACTACCAGATTGATCCTGAGATCGAAGCGAGGGCAGCAGTAGTATATCCACAGCAAAGGGTATTTATGGTTGGATTTAATATGACTTTTTAA
- a CDS encoding RagB/SusD family nutrient uptake outer membrane protein yields MKSLSKYFLPLALGTTIFSACNKNLLDVTATDRISTEAIETDTAVLEAFVINRYIGEKIISNEADGTNPGFGRGFEYALWSSLTDESMYTNDDNTWLITRGQLSPENLGAAGSLWGRSYRSIRECNYAKKVLANIQMSTLHKRQLEGEIQFIRAFRYHDLIRNFGRVVLVGDTVYGLKDDLTKASLFERKSMQEGMDYVIKELNEAIEKLPAENNDKTWVTGRATKAAAMALKARLLLYAASPLYNVGTWAAAAQAAQEVIALNKYKLYTGGYQSLFLTDRNPETIFARYYTKNANHVHLEIANGPNGYGGWGGNTPYQNLVDAYEMKNGKAPFNEDGSVNSASGYDPKNPYVNRDPRFDATILYNGALYRGRAVETFIPKGQDSPQGTDNWNTSKTGYYLRKFMNDAYPLQNPWGNAGFQPWNYFRYAEVLLNFAEAANEAYGPDVLPAGGSLTARQALNLVRTRPSVDMPEIPIGQSKDEFRKQVRYERRVELAFEEHRFYDVRRWKIAMVTENIPAYGVTIDKNSEGFTYTRKEALSGRRFEEKHYWLPIPRSEILSSNGQLEQNPGY; encoded by the coding sequence ATGAAATCTTTAAGTAAATATTTTCTGCCCTTGGCTTTGGGAACGACTATCTTTTCAGCTTGCAACAAAAATTTGTTGGACGTTACAGCAACTGATCGTATTTCTACAGAAGCGATTGAAACAGATACAGCCGTTTTAGAAGCTTTTGTCATCAATAGATATATTGGTGAGAAAATAATATCCAATGAGGCAGATGGTACTAATCCGGGCTTCGGTCGCGGATTTGAATATGCCCTGTGGTCTTCCCTGACCGACGAATCCATGTATACGAATGATGATAATACCTGGCTTATTACCCGAGGACAATTGTCTCCAGAAAATTTGGGTGCTGCCGGATCGCTTTGGGGGCGTAGCTACCGAAGTATCCGTGAGTGCAATTACGCTAAAAAAGTCTTGGCTAATATACAGATGAGTACATTGCATAAGCGCCAATTGGAAGGTGAGATCCAATTTATAAGAGCATTTAGGTACCATGATCTCATTCGAAATTTTGGACGCGTTGTGTTGGTGGGAGATACAGTATATGGATTGAAGGATGATCTGACCAAAGCAAGTCTTTTTGAAAGAAAATCCATGCAAGAAGGTATGGATTATGTAATCAAGGAATTGAATGAAGCGATTGAAAAGCTGCCTGCTGAAAATAACGACAAAACCTGGGTCACTGGGCGGGCCACAAAGGCTGCAGCTATGGCTTTAAAAGCGAGATTACTTTTGTATGCTGCAAGTCCATTGTATAATGTAGGAACCTGGGCAGCCGCTGCCCAGGCAGCGCAGGAGGTGATCGCCCTTAATAAGTACAAGCTATACACGGGCGGATACCAATCGTTGTTTTTAACAGATCGAAATCCAGAAACTATTTTTGCAAGATACTACACCAAAAATGCCAATCACGTGCACCTCGAAATTGCCAACGGACCGAATGGCTATGGCGGATGGGGCGGAAATACACCATACCAAAACTTGGTCGATGCCTATGAGATGAAAAATGGAAAAGCCCCTTTCAATGAGGACGGCAGCGTAAACTCGGCTTCAGGTTACGATCCGAAAAATCCTTATGTTAACCGCGACCCCCGTTTTGACGCGACTATTTTATACAATGGCGCTTTATACAGGGGTAGAGCCGTGGAAACATTTATACCAAAAGGGCAAGATAGTCCGCAAGGAACTGACAATTGGAATACTTCTAAAACAGGGTACTATCTGCGGAAATTTATGAACGATGCTTATCCGCTTCAAAATCCTTGGGGTAATGCGGGATTTCAACCTTGGAATTACTTCCGCTATGCGGAAGTCCTTTTGAATTTTGCAGAAGCAGCAAATGAAGCTTATGGTCCAGATGTGTTGCCTGCTGGTGGTAGCTTAACAGCGAGACAGGCTTTAAATTTGGTTAGAACACGGCCATCTGTCGATATGCCCGAAATTCCTATAGGTCAGTCAAAAGATGAATTTAGAAAGCAAGTGCGTTACGAGCGCAGAGTAGAGTTAGCGTTTGAAGAGCATCGTTTTTACGATGTCAGAAGATGGAAGATTGCGATGGTAACAGAAAATATCCCCGCTTATGGCGTTACTATAGATAAAAATAGTGAGGGTTTTACGTATACGCGCAAGGAAGCGCTTTCAGGACGCCGATTTGAAGAAAAGCACTATTGGCTACCGATTCCACGGTCTGAGATATTATCGTCAAATGGACAATTGGAGCAAAATCCTGGCTATTAA